A region of the Pseudomonas silesiensis genome:
CATGAAAAGGCCAGAGTCGTCGTCACCGAAGTCGAGCATAAAGCCGGCCTCGGCCAAGCGTCCGTAGAAGTCCTTGTCACGCTCCTTGATCGCGTCAAAGACGGGTTGATGAAAGCTCGGCATTACCTTGTAGGGGATCGAGGCGAACAGCATGTCGGCCTTGTCCGTGGTCAAACCCGTCTCCAGGGCGTCTTCTGAGTAGAGCCCGCCGAAGACGAGATCCATTAAACTGTCGGAACGCACGATGTGGGTGCTCGAACGTTGCACCATGGTCACCTCGGCGCCGTTCTCCACCAGGTCGGCGCAGATATCGTGAGCCGAATTGTTCGCTCCGATGACCACCGCGCGTTTGCCGCTCCAGGCGTCTCCGCCGGGATGGCGGCTGGAATGATGCTGCTGGCCGTTGAAAATCTCGGCACCCGGATAACCAGGAACATTGGGTACGCCAGACATGCCGGTGGCGAGGATCAACTGGGTAGGCTTTAAAGTCAGACGCTCGCCATCGCGCTGCACTTCAACCTGCCAAGTGCCACTTTGCTCGTCAAAGCTGGCGCTCACGCATTCTGTACGCGGCCAATAATTGAGCTCCATGACTTTGGTGTACATTTCCAGCCAGTCGCCAATCTGGTCTTTAGGGGTGAAGACTGGCCAGTGATCGGGGAAGGGCAGGTAAGGCATATGGTCGTACCAGACAGGGTCGTGCAGGCACAGCGACTTGTAGCGCCCGCGCCACTGATCGCCAGGACGCTCGGCCTTGTCGACGATCAGGGTTGGCACGCCCATTCGCTTGAGCCGCGCAGCGAGCCCCAGCCCACCCTGGCCGCCGCCCACGATCAGGCAGTAAGGTTGGGTGGTGATGCCTAGCGAAGCTTCTTCGTCACGGCGGCGTTCCAGCCAGTTGCGTTTGTCGGCATGGGCGTGACCATGATTGGCACCCATCGGACGACGGCGGCCGCTGGGTTCTTCAAAGCCTTTGAGCTCGCGCATGGTCGTCAGCAGCGTCCAGCACAGGCCTTCCTTCAGGCGCACGTAGCCTTTACCTCGCGCCGCTTCGGTTTCCAGGCTGATCCAACCTTCGAGCACACCGTTATTCAGCGTCGCCTCACCTTCCACTTTCCACTGCTCAGGACGCGTCTGGTCCAGGCGTGTTTCGAGCATGTCCCGGATGGCGGGCTTGCCTTCCAAGGTCACCAGGTTCCAGCTGAAAAGTAGCAGGTCGCGCCAGTAACACTCATCGGCAAATAGTTCGAGTGCGCCGTCCAGATCACGTCGGGCGAGACACTCGTTGAGGTTTTCGACCCAAGCCGCGAGCTGAGCCGTGGGCGTTTGCAGAGGTGTTTCGATAGCGATGTTCATTGAGTTTCTCCGTTCTTGTTGTTTTTGTAACAACTTGTCCTAGAGCAAAGCCCGGGCCATCTTCATGAAAGCCCTGTTGCAGAGCGGCTGCCGCAGTACTGCTCAGGTTTCGACACGGATCCATGTCACGATTCCGGGAATGGCGGATGACAGAGTGTCACTCGGTACAAAAAGCGCTCGTTGCGATCTTTTCATATAAGCTGCAAACAGCCCCGTGTCCTGACCGTAACGGAGAACAAGAACAATGAAGCCGGCCTTGATCAACGCCCATGCACAACAAGTGCTACAAGCCGTGCAGGGCACTCCCGCCAGTCACGGCCATACCACTGACCTGGCTATCACGCGGTCCTGGCGTCGATGCCTGGATCAGCATCAGCTGGATCCCGCCAGCCGCCGCGAGCCAAATGTAGTTGAGCACCCACGGTTACAGGATCACCGCGCGCCACTGGAACACATCATCTCCGTGGCGCACTGGCAGATGAGCAGTTTGCACCAGCAACTCGGGCGTGACGGCCACGTGGTGCTACTCACCGATGCGCGCGGCGTGGCGATTGACAGTGTGTTCAACGAATCAGAACGAGCCGAATTCCAGCGTTCCGGACTGTGGCTCGGTTCGGTATGGAGCGAGGATTGCGAGGGTACCAACGGCGTCGGTACCTGCCTGATCGAGCGACAGCACGTCACCATCCGTCGTGATGAACATTTCCGCGGCAAGCACGTCGGCTTGACGTGTTCGGCCAGCCCGATATTTGCTGCGAACGGTGAGTTGCTTGCCGTGCTCAACCTCTCCTCGGTGCGGGAGGAACAGAGTCTTCAGCAACAC
Encoded here:
- a CDS encoding NAD(P)/FAD-dependent oxidoreductase encodes the protein MNIAIETPLQTPTAQLAAWVENLNECLARRDLDGALELFADECYWRDLLLFSWNLVTLEGKPAIRDMLETRLDQTRPEQWKVEGEATLNNGVLEGWISLETEAARGKGYVRLKEGLCWTLLTTMRELKGFEEPSGRRRPMGANHGHAHADKRNWLERRRDEEASLGITTQPYCLIVGGGQGGLGLAARLKRMGVPTLIVDKAERPGDQWRGRYKSLCLHDPVWYDHMPYLPFPDHWPVFTPKDQIGDWLEMYTKVMELNYWPRTECVSASFDEQSGTWQVEVQRDGERLTLKPTQLILATGMSGVPNVPGYPGAEIFNGQQHHSSRHPGGDAWSGKRAVVIGANNSAHDICADLVENGAEVTMVQRSSTHIVRSDSLMDLVFGGLYSEDALETGLTTDKADMLFASIPYKVMPSFHQPVFDAIKERDKDFYGRLAEAGFMLDFGDDDSGLFMKYVRRGSGYYIDVGASELIANGTIKLKSAPGLGVERIETDAVILNDGSRLPADLIVYATGYGSMNGWAAKLISQEVADKVGRCWGLGSGTTNDPGPYEGELRNMWKPTQQENLWFHGGNLHQSRHYSLYLALQLKARFEGIDTSVYGLAESHHTG